In Cryptococcus decagattii chromosome 1, complete sequence, the sequence TTGTGGTGGCTACAACGACACTTATAACACTAGTGGTGACTCTCGTCTCGAGACCTTTAAAACCTACATTTCACGCCTTGACTCTCTCGGTCTCGCGTACATTCAGCTCATGGTTGCAATCCTGGGTGACGACCATCATGGGGGCAAACCACAGGGATTTCCTCATGATGTAATCGGCACCTACGGCCCGTTAATCAAGAAGAGCAAACTAGTCGTAAATGGGAATTACACGCCGGAAAGCGGTGAAGAGGTAGTGAAGAGTGGGAAGGCTGCAGCTGTTGTCTACGGGAGAAGCTACGTCGCGAATCCTGATTTTGTCAAGCGCATCCAACAAGGATTGCCTCTTGCCGAACTTAATATGAAGGTAAGTAATCTTAAAAGAACACTGACAGCTTGTAACGTTTGTTGACGTATGGTTAGGGGCTTTACATGCCAGCTGTTGAAGGCCAGAATGGATCAGGCTACAACGATTACCCTGATGCCGAGTAGAAGGCGATCAGAGTTTGCAGGATTAGAAACGTCTTGAAATATTAGTTTTAAAAATGATACAGTAGAACAGAGTGGAGATCTCAAGCAGATATATGCCAATGCAAGGAAAGTCCGAATACGCACTTGCAACTTCAAACTACGCGCTCTAATCAATGAGAATACACACAGGTTAAGTCGATACGTCTGTTCTGATGTGAGTTTGTTCATGACCACGATGATCTGTCACGAACAGATTCGTAGCATGGTTATTTTCTTCCAACCGCGACCAAAGTACATCGTCAATGCATGCATGACCCAGATCCATCGAGCTCCATCAAAACCGTCTAATAACCCGCCGCAGCCACCAACTTCGTCAATTCTACCCCTCATTAGCATGAATCACTTCCTTTCAAGGCCAGAATACTCACGGCCAAGCTGAACATTCTCCTTGACAACGCCGGCTTTTACGTCATTCTGCCCGTTGTTGGGGATGACCGCATCCTGCCCCTCCACTCTCCACTCAACCTTGCTGCACCACTCGGCCACCTTGTCGGAAGAAAGATCGAGCCATCGGGAGAGTTGAGAAAGGGATATCCTACGGAAGCATGAGGCGATAGAAGCGGAAAAGATCAAGCGGAAATCGTCGAGGGGGGAGGCGTGCTGTGAAAGGTAGCGTGTTCGGAGGACTATCCAACGCCTCGTCAACACCACTTTCGGAAAAGTAAGCTTGAGCACGTACTTTTAGCGGCCTCAGAATCAGAGTTGATCTCTTGCCAAAACTTTGTAAATTGGCATGTCCGGCTGAGTTCATGGAGCTTTTGCAAGTATGGCATGACGATTACAAGCGCCTCGTCGGCCGACTCAATATCGTGAAGGATAGCCTCCAGGCATTTGTCAATACCACCTCATCTTCTACAGGAAGAAAAGCACACACAGAGGGCTCCCTGAGCATTTCCAAGCACAAGTTAAAATCGGGTCCAGACACAGTAGCTGAAAGAGCcttgatgaggatgttgaTGATAACATCTGGGTTGCTATGTTGAGGGTTGAATTGGTACCTAAATTCTCTGTCAGTTACCTACACACATAGCAACCCTCATCCTAGTGACAAGGCGACAGGTTTCCACTTTGAAACCAATGATGCCATAGACGAACAATTTAAGGATAGCGAGATTGGCGAATAAATCGTATTGTCCTTCCTTCAACTCTGAGGCAAGATAGTCTTCCATGAAAGGCAAGTTCGATGGGTTGTATCGGTCTTATATAGTCAATTCATTCCATTAGCAAAGTGCTTTTCACCCACTCTCACTTGATAAAATCGCTTCAATACTCACCAACACCATGGATCAACTCGTGGATGACATCGGGTCTTGTAGAGGGTGTATGCCACTCTTTTAGGTTCTCGGGGGCGACGGCAACGACCATTTTGAGCGTTTGTGGGCGTATAGATGTTCTGTCTGGATAGACCAAAAGACCGGCAGCAAAGAGTGGGAGACAAAGAATTCGTTGATGACTTGCCACGTGGCTTATCATTATTCCGCAACAACGGAAGACGTCAAAATCCACGTCAGCCTTTCGGCGCCGTCCGCGACggggtggtggtggtagtAGCTTCCTGTGGCAGcggttgaagaaggaagaagctcaaCGAATGACGCCGCCGCAACGAGCGTAGCAGGAGGATGCTGCTCTTGGAAGTACAAGCGACAAAGACCACACTGCTTCAGTACGATATCATCTAAATATGCCTGACGAAACCTCCCAAACTCTCCGCCAACTCAAGATTAAAACCGGCGTCGTCAAACGCCTCCACAAAGAAGAATCCAGTTATATTCAGGAAGTCGAAGATCAGCAAAAGGTCGTGGAGAAGCTCAAGGCGGACGGTGCTGACGGTGCCGACATACGTGCTGCTGTTTGTAAAGTTTCTGACTGTGTACGAGTAGAAGCTCACTAGTTGTGGTAGGAGAGGGTGCTGAAAGATTCAGAGATGATGGTACCTCGCACAAGAAGGTCACTAGAAGAGGCATTCCAAGCGCTTGAAGATCTAGTGGTGAGTTTGTTTTTAAATGTTCTACGAATTCATTTCACTGAACAGTCATGTAGAATGCCGCTGGAACGGAGGAATCCGTCGCCAGTACTCAGGAATTCAGAGAAGCTTTCAGTCAGCTGCAGCAAGTTGAGGCGGACTGGAAAACCGACGGGAACTAAgttctcttccctttcaaGTCATTATCGTTAAAGCCAGGTCATATGGCGGTTCATGTCTCGTATCACCAGTACGCAAGCGCTATATGCACATAAATACTGTCTCTTGCCCGTGATAATTGGCTGAGATACCCAAGAACTgtcaggaagaggaaacaATTCAGTGACCCAAACTTAACCCATCAAATGGCATGAAATTCATCATAAATTCGTACTGTATAACGCTCTCTAGAATAAAACGCTAGACTCATCAAAAAGGTATACATTGCTAAGAAATGGGATGTCAAAAGTTGAAGTACTGTCCATAAATCACAACATCGAAACTACTCTTAAGAGCTTGAGGGCGTGGCTGTCGCCGTCGCATCCTGGTTGATACCATTAAGAGTGATAGCCCATTGTTGCGTAGGGTTAGGCGCTCCTAAAAGGGTAGCAGTAATGGTGGCAGTGGGAAGATCGGCCGAGGTGTAATTGGATGGTGTAGACGCGTAAATTGAAAACTTTTTTGACTTGAAAACAAAACAGGTTAGCGGTGCGTGAAAAGTCGAAGAATGGACGTACTTTGGCATACACCTCTCCATGATAAGTGTTCATGAACAGCAGGTAAAACCCGTCTCCTGTAGGGACCTCGGATCCTAAGTCAATCTCCAACTCTCCACCATAATTCTTGTATCCCGTGGGTAATCTCTCCATAGGTACTCGCAAAGCAATGGGAAGGAAGCCGACCATAACGGAACGATTGGAATTGTGCAGCTGAATATCGAAGGACTGGACACCAGTACCGCTGCCAGTTGTCCATGCGAGGAGGTTCTTTTCGCCAAGAACCCAAGGATTGGACGGACTAGGGCTGGATACTGGCCAGTAGATAGTAGAGACACTGGCTGTTCAAAAAATTAATTTAAAACCTTCAGTAGAAATGACTGGTATAATGACGTACCTGAGACGAAGGGAATAAGTGGCAAGATAATCCAGCTGAGAAGCTTCATCTTATCCTAGAACGTTGGGAGGATTAGGTATGATTACAGAATTCAAAAGCAGCGCGAAGCGTAGAAAGCGTGAACACCAACAAGAGCGCGCGCAGGCATTCTTGGGCGGGTCGTGCCTTTTTCTGCAATTCAAATTTCTCCGAATTTATCCAGGGCGGCATTATTAATACCAGCTTATTAACACTGCTAAACAGCGCAGAAGTACTATAAATATCCAAAAGAaacctcatcatcagctggATATGTCTACTACTATCTAGTATCCATTCGAATGTAACGTGGTGTAAATAATATGCACATGCGGGGTGCAGGGGAAGGACGTTGATGAGGTGATGTTTACGGTGCGCGACACATGATGGCGAACACTCTTGGGCGAGCACTAACAGACACCACTAAAGCAGCAtagcagatgatgatacaTGATATACAGTATTTTAGTAGTAGCTTTACAACGAGATGCTCACTCTATAACTGTGTACTTGCGCCTATGGAGTCCGCCACGGTTCATGATATAGCATAATGAGACATAGAAAATGATgggaaagaatggaatAATTTTACCGTTGCTCATACGACTTAGCAGCTGTTCATCAATCAGATATTACTACTGTCTCATCATATTTACTTGAGCTTACTTCCTCAACAACCGAATTGACTTTCAACGCTGTAGTTCCTATTTGCATCAGCTTCCATGCCACCTGCTACAACAATCCTAGTTCTTTTTTGCTGATCACTGCCGCCGTTCAAGCTATACATAATGTCTTCCCGTCGGCCACATTGGGGTGGAAAAACAATGGTACACATATTGTTAAATGGGAGGTGACCCTTGCCAGGTCAATTCTTATTGTAATCCGATACTTTTGACTGAACTGAAGACGGTGATATTGTTTTTTCTTCCAGTCAAGTAAGAAAGACATGGGCCCCTTCAGTATATTTCTCACATATCccattcatcttcctttttcctcatGATCGACATCCCCACAGATCTGATTATTTTGCATACTCACTTAACTCTACACTTCCATCAGAGAATGGATACGCACTCACCATCACATCACCGGGCAATATGACGCTTTCCAAGATGTACTTTGCTGTAGAGGATGGACAAGAGATCGCTTTTGCCGGGCTCTTTACAATTTTACTGCAGGCGGACGGTGCGGTGGTAGTTCGAGCTGTGGGAAGTCATCCTCAAGCTCTAAGAATTAGGTAATGGTGCTGGcattctttctctttcgccAATGTGGTTCTGCTCTTTGGAAGACTGGCTGACAGACTGTCGGTTTTAGGCGGATGCTGCTGGAGCCCGAGGGTCCTTCGGACGGAGCTGAGCGTATCAGCAACGAATGACCTGTGGCTCAGATCGTTTTGGCCGTTGGTTTGGCTATTGCTGAGCTAGTCtaaaaggagaaaatgtAAGCACCTCGGGATTATCGTTATAGAATGTCTTTGTTGCTGCGGAGTATATTACATTATTGTAGATGGCATTACACATGCAGCAGTAAATGAATGTATAGTGACATTTTAGGAGCAGCACCGAAGCGGCTATCGGGTAGAGGCTGCCAAAGCCGACGGTGCAGCTGTTCGTTCCGGGACGTCCGGTGGATTCGGCTCGCGATAAGATTATCCTGGGCGGCCTTAGCACCCGCGCGTACAAATCCCAGCCAAGTGCCTCGCACCAGCCAATTAGCGAATCCTTAACTCGAGAGTATGTCACGCGGCTATATATAGTCTATTGACCTTACTTATATTCTTCTCCCACAACCTATCAAATAAGATCTATACTATCACCACAGTCACACAGCCATGCCCGTCCCACAGCAGATCCCACTGGAAGAGTTTGACTCTAGTATCAAGTCCAACTATGTCGGTGCGCCGTTTTTCCTTGACCCATTCCTGCTTCGTATCCGCTCACATACACATTACATTAGAGGTCTCTTCTGCTGCCCTCGGCGGTGAGGTCGTTGCATGCTCAGACGATTTCTTTGCCTCTCGTCACAATTTAATCAAGGCCACCGTACGTTCTTCCCATTTTGGCACCTGAAATAGTGATTGCGGAATTGCCGTCCATTACCGATAGTGACATGGGTCACCTTACAACTTTGCCAGTATTGAACTGCAAAAAGCTTACAGCCAGCTGACGATGACATGGTTAGCCGTCTGTATCCATGAAAGGTCAATTCGGGCCGAATGGTGCGCTTTACGACGGTTGGGAATCAAGGAGGCATAATCCTGCTTACGATTGGTATGACTACGCCTCACTCCTGGAGATGGCGTTCCTGCTAACTACCCTTAGGGTCATTATCCGCCTCGCCACCCCTCTCACCTCATTGCATTACGTTGACATTGACACTTCTCACTTCAATGGTAACGAAGCCCCCCAGTCCCAAGTGTTTGCTCTTTCGTTGCCCTCCGACGGATCCACTCCAAAGTGGACCCAGGGTAATCCGGGTTGGGTCGAAGTTCTGCCAGTGGTGGATTTAGGACCGAACAGCAGACATATCTTCGAAGTTGGAAAAGCTGGCAAGGAGGGGAAATGGGGCGCCGTGATGGTTAATATGATGCCGGATGGTGGAATGGTGAGTCCTCAGTGCGATCAACGCAATCGATCTGACGCGAGACTCAGGCCCGATTCAGAGCTTATGGTCTCCCGCAAGccccttctctcccaaAGTCTCTTCCGGCCAACTACCAGTCGCTCGAACCCACCAACCTGCTGTCTCCTCTCATTGGTGGTCGCATCATTTCATGCTCTGATGCTCAGTTCTCTCCTCCAGGCaaccttctcctccctgGTCGTGGAATGGACATGTCTGATGGGTGGGAAACTAAGCGTAGTCAGGAGAAGCGGGGCAAGTACGCACCCGGAGGCCCTCTAGCTGGCcaagaaaggaaagaatggGCGGTAGCGAAGTTGGGTGTCCCAGGTATTGTGAGATGGGTTGAAGTGGACACCGCGTTCCACCCTGGTAATTACCCCATGGTGAGTATCACAATCGCCCTTGAATTTGAGCTTATATATCTTGCAGGCTTGTGCAGTTGAGGCAACACTTTCCTCGGATGAAGACCTCTCAACTGCATCGTGGACCACTATTGTCCGTAAAACCCCTTGTGGAGCCCATCGTCAGCATTTCCTCCCCCTCGAGCCCAATGTCCCTCCCACTAAGGTGTTTTCCCACATTCGATACTCGGTGTTCCCTGATGGCGGCACTAAGCGTGTCAGGATCTTCGGCCACCCTCTCGATCCTACCTCTCCTGACGCCCAAGGGGCTGTAGAAAAAGCCAAGCTTGAGCCTATGATCATTCCCGCTCTGCCCCTTACCCCGGAGGCTTTCAAGCCTTATGGCCAAGTTGTTCAAGGCTTTTCCTTGCCCACTTCCGCACCCAAGGGTATCCACGTCAACATTGCGAATCAAGGTACAGCGTTCAAATTTCACCGTCTTGCTAAACCGGCCGAATCCTATGCTCCCGgccttcttcaaaaagGCGGAATTCATGTAGGCGCGGTCAAGGCTGACAGCAAGATGG encodes:
- a CDS encoding eukaryotic translation initiation factor 3 subunit K yields the protein MVVAVAPENLKEWHTPSTRPDVIHELIHGVDRYNPSNLPFMEDYLASELKEGQYDLFANLAILKLYQFNPQHSNPDVIINILIKALSATVSGPDFNLCLEMLREPSAILHDIESADEALVIVMPYLQKLHELSRTCQFTKFWQEINSDSEAAKILRTRYLSQHASPLDDFRLIFSASIASCFRRISLSQLSRWLDLSSDKVAEWCSKVEWRVEGQDAVIPNNGQNDVKAGVVKENVQLGQLTKLVAAAGY
- a CDS encoding allantoicase, with translation MPVPQQIPLEEFDSSIKSNYVEVSSAALGGEVVACSDDFFASRHNLIKATPSVSMKGQFGPNGALYDGWESRRHNPAYDWVIIRLATPLTSLHYVDIDTSHFNGNEAPQSQVFALSLPSDGSTPKWTQGNPGWVEVLPVVDLGPNSRHIFEVGKAGKEGKWGAVMVNMMPDGGMARFRAYGLPQAPSLPKSLPANYQSLEPTNLLSPLIGGRIISCSDAQFSPPGNLLLPGRGMDMSDGWETKRSQEKRGKYAPGGPLAGQERKEWAVAKLGVPGIVRWVEVDTAFHPGNYPMACAVEATLSSDEDLSTASWTTIVRKTPCGAHRQHFLPLEPNVPPTKVFSHIRYSVFPDGGTKRVRIFGHPLDPTSPDAQGAVEKAKLEPMIIPALPLTPEAFKPYGQVVQGFSLPTSAPKGIHVNIANQGTAFKFHRLAKPAESYAPGLLQKGGIHVGAVKADSKMDIKNGKRIKVELLERHRHTSQAFVPMGAEPGKEGKQGAFVVVAALNGPDDKPDLSTVRAFLATAAQGVSYDEGIWHHSLLTVGGDLNYAIVEAQMSVPNEIRDCEKVIPPSELHVEVPPYPFAQSSTAPISATPVVGHQTNGVLPSLASLLPGKALKPVPITPEDFAPFGHLITTTPSSSHTDTERAPDGLTVKHNRLAPVISTYPEETGAVTGIAVFRATKKVGLERGKVFDVRYMERHPYTSQTFVPMGKGEWPGHGEAALPPGGEFLVIVAKNGPDDRPDPSTLQSFLLPAHQGLSYSPGTWHHPVLVLDSTLDLMCVETQIATGVHDTDGRDCELLSWEGEKVFGRVAVPE